The following proteins are encoded in a genomic region of Paenibacillus sp. FSL R7-0273:
- a CDS encoding sedoheptulokinase — MKFIGLDIGTTSITGLVYSLEHKMVLCSITEECNTEVPGRHQEWERLQDAEVIFECAGRILEELIQTEENVLGIGLTGQMHGIVYTDNSGRHVSPLYTWQDGRAGLLGADGLSCAGMLSALTGYTVPSGYGLATHYYNLQHGLVPDTAVSFCTIADYVALRLTDSTTPVTDATQAAAIGCYSFLTEDFDYAAIERAGIDPGMLPRIVPSGTLAGHTPGGIPVYSSLGDNQASFLGSVPFPERSVLVNIGTGSQLSALFPEGEYTIPGIELRPFPGGGRLAVGAALSGGRSYALLEGFYREVIRSYTGEEPGEMYSLMELLLKSGDPAAQGLKVNTQFLGSRVHPEIRGSVGRITLDNFTPANLAHGFLQGMVNELYAFYETLTQAGNLSYSSIIGSGNALRLNDTLCEKVSLAFGLPFAFSLSLEEAAVGAALCAAVGSGSIGSFREAGPFIGLAQPEEPVQSVPEADRQRIMGIYGLSVQPEEPVNNKQYSTLKVNYSADPEDIQDEEGATPYRIMLQPGVSIGPLYLGMTQSELERAGADFPVYFRADYGRDGLADFIEIANPWEHGYCIYMSEDLFRTPAAELTARLDLTLPYARKNTEDNTLYTVPELGFTLWRSGTLTEADLLTEEYQSLPPDIYEDEQRYLYFESLSVFPAVRPYTELIQNG; from the coding sequence ATGAAGTTTATCGGACTGGATATCGGAACTACGTCCATTACAGGGCTGGTGTATTCCCTTGAGCACAAAATGGTGCTGTGCAGTATTACAGAAGAGTGCAATACGGAGGTTCCAGGACGGCATCAGGAATGGGAAAGGCTGCAGGATGCTGAGGTCATCTTCGAATGTGCCGGGCGTATTCTGGAGGAACTCATACAGACCGAAGAGAATGTCCTGGGGATCGGCCTTACCGGCCAGATGCACGGCATTGTCTATACAGATAATAGCGGACGGCATGTGAGCCCGCTGTATACCTGGCAGGATGGCAGGGCGGGACTTCTTGGTGCGGACGGCTTATCCTGTGCCGGTATGCTTAGTGCTCTGACAGGCTATACTGTTCCCTCCGGCTACGGGCTTGCTACTCATTACTACAATCTACAGCACGGGCTGGTTCCTGACACAGCTGTCAGCTTTTGCACCATTGCCGATTATGTTGCCCTCCGGCTGACGGACAGCACAACTCCAGTTACGGATGCTACGCAGGCTGCAGCGATCGGGTGCTATAGCTTTTTAACGGAGGATTTCGATTATGCAGCCATTGAACGGGCGGGGATAGATCCGGGAATGCTGCCTAGGATCGTCCCGTCCGGCACGCTTGCCGGACATACTCCGGGCGGGATCCCGGTGTATAGCTCACTAGGAGATAATCAGGCCAGCTTCCTGGGGAGCGTGCCATTTCCGGAGCGGTCGGTGCTGGTCAACATCGGCACCGGCAGCCAGCTGTCCGCACTGTTCCCGGAAGGAGAGTATACCATTCCCGGGATAGAGCTCCGGCCGTTTCCGGGCGGAGGGAGACTGGCTGTCGGGGCGGCACTCAGCGGCGGGAGATCGTATGCGCTGCTGGAGGGCTTTTACCGGGAGGTGATCCGCAGTTACACCGGGGAGGAGCCGGGGGAGATGTACAGCCTGATGGAGCTGCTGCTCAAAAGCGGTGACCCTGCTGCACAAGGTTTAAAGGTGAACACGCAGTTTCTTGGCTCCCGTGTTCATCCCGAAATACGAGGCAGTGTCGGCCGGATTACGCTTGATAATTTCACTCCGGCTAATCTGGCCCATGGATTCCTTCAGGGAATGGTGAATGAGCTGTATGCCTTTTATGAGACTTTAACCCAGGCGGGCAATTTATCATACAGCTCCATTATTGGCTCTGGCAATGCGCTCAGGCTTAACGATACGTTATGTGAGAAGGTGAGCCTGGCCTTCGGGCTGCCGTTTGCATTCAGCCTGTCCCTTGAGGAAGCGGCAGTCGGGGCGGCACTATGTGCTGCAGTAGGCAGCGGCAGCATTGGCAGCTTCCGTGAAGCCGGTCCATTTATTGGACTGGCTCAGCCGGAGGAGCCGGTGCAAAGTGTGCCGGAAGCTGACAGACAGCGGATTATGGGTATCTACGGTCTTTCCGTACAGCCGGAAGAGCCCGTAAATAATAAGCAATACAGCACGTTAAAAGTAAATTATTCAGCAGATCCTGAGGACATACAGGACGAAGAGGGAGCTACCCCTTACCGGATCATGCTACAGCCGGGGGTGTCGATCGGGCCGCTGTATCTGGGAATGACACAGAGTGAGCTGGAGCGGGCCGGGGCAGATTTTCCGGTATATTTTAGAGCGGATTACGGCCGGGATGGACTTGCTGACTTTATAGAAATTGCTAATCCATGGGAACACGGGTATTGCATATATATGTCGGAAGATTTGTTTCGTACACCTGCTGCAGAGCTCACCGCCAGGCTTGATCTGACCTTGCCGTACGCGCGCAAAAACACGGAAGATAACACGCTGTATACTGTTCCTGAGCTTGGGTTTACGCTCTGGCGATCCGGCACATTAACTGAAGCAGACCTGCTGACAGAGGAGTATCAGTCACTCCCACCGGATATTTATGAGGATGAGCAACGGTATTTGTATTTTGAGTCGCTTTCTGTTTTTCCGGCTGTCCGGCCATATACAGAATTAATACAAAATGGATGA
- the cobA gene encoding uroporphyrinogen-III C-methyltransferase, with the protein MKQGHISIVGAGPGDPELITVKAMRRIQAADVVLYDRLVNEELLEYAPEKALRIYCGKAPGQHSMPQESIERLMIMHAAAGNRVVRLKGGDPFVFGRGGEELLAAADAGIPFEVIPGITSAVGAAASAGIPLTHRGVATSFAVVTGSRCNDAAQPVRWDLLAHSADTLAVYMGMSQLAEITEQLIRHGKDAQTPVALIEKGTTADERTVTGTLANITKLAAVMKISNPAMIIIGEVVNIREQVFSLQQHAARYRTG; encoded by the coding sequence ATGAAACAAGGACACATCTCTATTGTCGGTGCTGGTCCTGGTGATCCGGAGCTGATCACTGTAAAGGCTATGCGCCGTATCCAGGCGGCGGACGTTGTTCTGTATGACCGGCTGGTGAATGAGGAGCTGCTGGAATATGCACCGGAAAAAGCGCTGCGCATTTATTGCGGCAAAGCGCCCGGCCAGCATTCCATGCCGCAGGAGTCTATCGAGCGGCTGATGATTATGCATGCAGCCGCAGGAAACCGGGTGGTCCGCCTGAAGGGCGGAGATCCCTTCGTCTTTGGCAGAGGAGGAGAAGAGCTTCTTGCTGCCGCAGACGCCGGGATTCCCTTTGAGGTCATTCCCGGGATCACCTCAGCGGTCGGCGCAGCTGCCTCCGCCGGCATTCCGCTGACTCACCGCGGGGTAGCTACTTCGTTCGCTGTTGTCACCGGAAGCCGCTGCAATGATGCTGCCCAGCCTGTCCGCTGGGATCTTCTGGCTCACAGTGCCGATACCTTGGCCGTCTACATGGGGATGAGCCAGCTGGCTGAAATCACGGAGCAGCTAATCAGACACGGCAAGGATGCGCAGACTCCGGTAGCCCTGATTGAAAAAGGTACAACGGCCGACGAACGGACCGTTACAGGAACACTGGCTAACATTACTAAGCTTGCAGCTGTGATGAAGATCAGCAATCCGGCGATGATTATCATCGGTGAAGTGGTTAATATAAGGGAACAGGTATTCAGTCTGCAGCAGCATGCAGCCCGTTACCGGACTGGCTGA
- the nirD gene encoding nitrite reductase small subunit NirD — protein sequence MTKVLVGNVKDIDIKGSRKLHMAGTEIALFRLTSGEVLAVENKCPHKGGLLSEGMVCGSKVHCPLHDSRIDLHSGAVMAPDTGHVRTYEVEVDPDSGQIYLTI from the coding sequence ATGACCAAAGTGCTGGTAGGCAATGTAAAGGATATCGATATTAAAGGCTCACGCAAGCTGCATATGGCGGGCACTGAAATCGCACTCTTTCGTCTAACAAGCGGGGAAGTTCTTGCTGTTGAAAATAAATGCCCTCATAAAGGCGGTCTCTTATCGGAAGGCATGGTGTGCGGCTCAAAGGTCCATTGTCCGCTCCATGATTCCCGGATCGATCTGCATAGCGGAGCTGTTATGGCTCCCGATACTGGACATGTAAGGACCTATGAAGTGGAAGTGGACCCGGACAGCGGACAGATTTATCTGACGATCTGA
- a CDS encoding MarR family winged helix-turn-helix transcriptional regulator: protein METPRELFQIMTRRLGLLNKDCCSVGGCNLSAAQSHLIYEIDRSHNPSMQQVAETLGTDITTFSRQIQSLVKMNLVKKTPDPTDRRIYNLSLTPEGKMTATTIDQQMNEYLNEAFTHMSEFEVETLLRSIKLFNEAMGKSSNCCAPVKG, encoded by the coding sequence ATGGAAACTCCACGTGAACTGTTCCAAATCATGACCCGGCGTTTAGGACTACTCAATAAGGACTGCTGCAGTGTGGGGGGGTGTAATCTTTCCGCAGCCCAAAGCCACCTGATATATGAGATAGACCGGAGCCATAATCCTTCCATGCAACAAGTCGCTGAAACACTTGGCACTGATATTACAACCTTCAGCAGACAAATCCAGTCTTTGGTCAAAATGAACCTGGTTAAAAAGACACCTGATCCCACTGACCGGAGAATTTATAACCTCTCACTTACTCCTGAAGGGAAAATGACGGCCACAACTATTGATCAACAAATGAATGAGTACCTGAATGAAGCCTTCACACATATGAGTGAGTTTGAGGTGGAAACATTACTGCGGTCCATAAAGCTTTTTAACGAAGCCATGGGGAAATCCAGCAATTGCTGTGCACCTGTAAAAGGGTGA
- a CDS encoding SDR family oxidoreductase produces the protein MRLQDKVAVVTGAASGMGKAITILYASEGAKVVVSDINEAAAQGTAGEIKSAGGEAIAVKTNVADEADIQALIDTTVSTYGTVDILVNNAGIMDNFEPAGDIKDDQWERIFAVNTTSVMRATRKVLPVFLEKKAGVIINIASAGGLFGARAGASYTATKHAVVGFTKNTGFMYAKEGIRCNAIAPGGVETNIGSTMTHINEFGMGRIQAGLALNPRNGKPEEIAGLALFLASDEASFVNAAVVTADGGWTAY, from the coding sequence ATGAGACTTCAAGACAAAGTTGCTGTTGTAACCGGAGCAGCCTCAGGAATGGGCAAGGCGATTACTATTCTATATGCAAGTGAAGGCGCAAAGGTCGTAGTATCAGATATTAATGAGGCTGCGGCTCAGGGAACTGCCGGGGAGATTAAGTCCGCAGGCGGCGAAGCCATTGCCGTGAAGACCAATGTTGCTGATGAAGCAGACATCCAAGCCTTAATAGATACCACAGTCAGCACCTATGGTACCGTGGACATTCTGGTGAACAACGCCGGAATTATGGACAATTTCGAGCCCGCAGGTGACATAAAGGATGATCAGTGGGAGCGGATTTTTGCTGTTAATACCACTTCGGTCATGCGTGCCACCCGCAAGGTGCTGCCTGTTTTCCTGGAAAAGAAAGCCGGAGTGATCATCAACATCGCATCAGCAGGCGGGCTATTCGGAGCCCGTGCAGGCGCTTCATATACGGCCACCAAACACGCAGTCGTCGGCTTCACCAAAAACACCGGGTTCATGTATGCCAAGGAAGGCATCCGCTGCAACGCCATCGCGCCAGGAGGAGTTGAAACGAATATCGGCTCGACCATGACGCACATTAACGAATTTGGAATGGGCCGCATCCAAGCAGGTCTGGCGCTTAATCCGCGCAACGGCAAGCCGGAGGAAATCGCAGGGCTGGCCCTGTTCCTGGCATCCGATGAAGCCAGCTTTGTGAATGCTGCAGTCGTTACTGCCGACGGCGGATGGACGGCTTATTGA
- a CDS encoding iron-sulfur cluster biosynthesis family protein, which translates to MQVQLDALTTERLQASLAGQPGAFKLFYDTEDCGCNGVLVVQIVDGPNATDIVYEQEPFTFIVDRQQESLFDKVMRIQAEENYPSYKVTSDSTLFGSNVRLRDTRQQAVQ; encoded by the coding sequence ATGCAGGTTCAACTGGATGCACTTACTACTGAGCGGCTGCAGGCAAGTCTTGCCGGACAGCCCGGCGCCTTTAAGCTATTTTATGACACCGAGGATTGCGGCTGTAATGGTGTTCTCGTCGTCCAGATCGTAGACGGGCCGAACGCCACTGACATTGTTTATGAGCAGGAGCCGTTCACCTTTATCGTTGACCGCCAGCAGGAATCGCTATTCGATAAGGTTATGCGGATTCAGGCGGAGGAGAACTATCCTTCTTACAAGGTGACCAGTGATTCCACACTGTTCGGCAGCAATGTCAGATTACGGGATACGCGTCAGCAAGCGGTACAATAA
- the nirB gene encoding nitrite reductase large subunit NirB, with product MSAVRKKLVLVGNGMAGVRAIEHLLKLAPEAYEITIFGAEPHPNYNRIMLSSVLAGGADLNDIIINDLEWYRSNGIRLYTGHTVTSIDTVNRKVKTDKGVEAGYDELILATGSNPFMLPLPGADKEGVIAFRDIKDTQIMQETAKTHRKALVIGGGLLGLEAARGLLHLGMEVSVVHINEYIMERQLDEAASVMLQKELEAQGMKFLLKKQSEAILGKKRAKGLLFADGETAETDLIVMAVGIKPNVELARGSGIGVNRGIIVNDYMETNIPGIYAVGECAEHRGIAYGLVAPLYEQGAVLAKRLAGAQTEGYAGSVTSTKLKVSGVDVFSAGQFIEQPGTRSLRYQDEIEGVYKKLVIKEDKLVGAVLFGDTSDGAPLFSIIKNGENIKGKEKELLLGISADALGSTKGNNRLEAMADDEIICGCNGVSKGAIAEAIQSGGCTSVGDIKACTKASASCGGCKPMVEGLLQLYAGDKAVKVKEGICGCTTLGRDEIVAEIKRMKLMTVKEVMHVLDWNNEEGCTKCRPSLNYYLGMLWPEEYIDEKESRFTNERYHANIQKDGTYSVVPRIYGGITTPADLIKIAEVAVKFDVPMVKFTGGQRLDLLGVKKEDLPKMWEELDMPSGHAYGKTLRTVKTCVGSTFCRFGTQDAIGMGIRLEKAFERLNAPSKVKLAVSGCPRNCAEATIKDFGVVAIDGGWELHVGGNGGVHVRATDLLCVVKTDDEVLEWASAFLQYYRENAVWNERTSTWVERVGLESIKQALENREERLALKERIEATLALTTDPWKQIVNEPELRKNFTPITEPETV from the coding sequence ATGTCAGCTGTACGCAAAAAACTGGTGTTAGTCGGAAACGGAATGGCGGGGGTCAGGGCGATCGAGCATTTGCTCAAGCTTGCACCGGAGGCTTACGAAATTACGATTTTCGGTGCTGAGCCACATCCCAACTACAACCGGATCATGTTGTCCTCTGTCCTGGCGGGCGGGGCGGATCTGAACGATATCATTATCAACGACCTTGAATGGTACCGCAGTAACGGCATCCGGCTCTATACCGGACATACGGTAACTTCTATTGATACGGTGAACCGCAAAGTGAAAACCGACAAGGGAGTGGAAGCCGGCTACGACGAGCTAATCCTGGCAACCGGGTCCAACCCGTTTATGCTGCCGCTGCCCGGAGCGGATAAAGAGGGCGTCATTGCCTTCCGCGATATCAAGGACACGCAGATTATGCAGGAGACAGCCAAAACCCATCGCAAAGCGTTGGTCATCGGCGGCGGACTGCTGGGTCTGGAGGCGGCGCGGGGGCTGCTGCATCTGGGAATGGAAGTATCGGTTGTTCACATCAACGAATATATAATGGAACGCCAATTGGACGAAGCCGCTTCGGTCATGCTGCAGAAGGAGCTCGAAGCGCAAGGCATGAAGTTCCTGCTGAAGAAGCAGTCTGAGGCCATTCTCGGCAAAAAAAGAGCCAAAGGCCTGCTGTTCGCAGACGGCGAGACAGCTGAGACGGACTTAATCGTCATGGCTGTCGGCATCAAGCCGAATGTGGAGCTGGCCCGGGGAAGCGGCATCGGGGTGAACCGCGGAATCATCGTAAATGATTACATGGAGACCAATATTCCCGGCATTTATGCAGTCGGGGAATGTGCAGAGCACCGCGGAATCGCCTACGGGCTGGTCGCCCCGCTGTATGAGCAGGGAGCCGTTCTTGCCAAAAGACTGGCCGGAGCACAGACCGAAGGCTACGCCGGTTCCGTTACGTCAACCAAGCTGAAGGTATCCGGGGTTGACGTGTTCTCGGCAGGCCAGTTTATTGAACAGCCTGGTACCCGGTCACTGCGCTATCAGGATGAGATTGAAGGCGTCTATAAGAAGCTGGTTATTAAGGAAGATAAGCTGGTGGGCGCGGTTTTGTTCGGGGATACAAGCGACGGTGCGCCGCTGTTCTCAATCATCAAGAATGGTGAGAATATCAAAGGCAAGGAAAAAGAGCTGCTGCTCGGCATCTCCGCTGATGCACTGGGTTCGACCAAAGGGAATAACCGCCTTGAAGCAATGGCCGATGATGAGATTATCTGCGGCTGTAACGGGGTCTCCAAAGGAGCGATTGCCGAGGCGATCCAGTCCGGCGGCTGCACCAGTGTCGGTGATATTAAAGCCTGTACGAAGGCTTCTGCCTCCTGCGGCGGCTGTAAGCCGATGGTCGAAGGTCTGCTCCAGCTGTACGCCGGAGATAAGGCCGTCAAGGTAAAGGAAGGCATCTGCGGCTGTACAACTCTGGGGCGCGACGAGATTGTGGCCGAGATCAAACGGATGAAGCTGATGACCGTCAAGGAAGTTATGCATGTGCTGGACTGGAACAACGAGGAGGGCTGCACCAAATGCCGTCCTTCCCTGAACTACTATCTGGGGATGCTGTGGCCGGAGGAATATATCGATGAAAAAGAGTCCCGGTTCACGAACGAACGCTATCACGCCAACATCCAGAAGGATGGAACCTATTCCGTTGTGCCGCGCATCTATGGAGGGATTACGACCCCGGCCGATCTGATCAAGATTGCTGAGGTTGCCGTTAAATTTGATGTTCCGATGGTGAAGTTTACCGGAGGCCAGAGACTGGACCTGCTGGGTGTCAAAAAAGAGGATCTGCCGAAGATGTGGGAGGAGCTGGATATGCCTTCGGGCCATGCTTACGGCAAGACGCTGCGTACAGTTAAGACCTGTGTCGGCTCGACCTTCTGCCGCTTTGGTACCCAGGATGCGATCGGGATGGGAATCCGGCTGGAAAAAGCTTTTGAGCGGCTGAACGCACCATCCAAGGTAAAGCTGGCTGTATCCGGCTGCCCGCGGAACTGTGCGGAAGCGACGATCAAGGATTTTGGCGTCGTGGCGATTGACGGAGGCTGGGAGCTGCATGTCGGCGGCAACGGCGGGGTGCATGTCCGGGCAACGGATCTGCTCTGTGTAGTGAAAACCGATGACGAGGTGCTGGAATGGGCAAGTGCTTTCCTGCAATATTACCGCGAGAATGCGGTCTGGAACGAGCGGACATCAACATGGGTCGAGCGTGTCGGTCTGGAGAGCATCAAGCAGGCGCTGGAAAACCGTGAGGAGCGGCTTGCGCTCAAGGAACGGATTGAAGCAACGCTGGCCCTGACCACCGACCCGTGGAAGCAGATCGTCAATGAGCCGGAGCTGCGCAAAAACTTCACCCCGATCACAGAACCTGAAACGGTATAA
- a CDS encoding ArsR/SmtB family transcription factor, with the protein MDTLNDLAEDLKLLGDKTRLTILTLLKEREWCVCEFVDLFDISQPAVSQHLRKLKSSGLVKEQKKGQWVYYSLNIEDKPHVKAILNLTPEANTLLLKMNKSSNAVCCE; encoded by the coding sequence TTGGATACATTAAATGATCTTGCAGAAGATTTAAAGCTCCTTGGAGATAAGACACGTCTAACGATTCTTACACTGCTAAAAGAGCGGGAATGGTGTGTATGTGAATTCGTGGATCTCTTTGATATTTCACAGCCAGCCGTTAGTCAGCATCTGCGCAAACTAAAGAGCAGCGGGCTGGTAAAGGAGCAGAAAAAGGGTCAGTGGGTGTATTATTCTTTAAATATTGAGGACAAGCCCCATGTTAAAGCGATTTTAAATTTGACTCCAGAGGCAAATACTCTTTTATTAAAAATGAATAAGTCCTCTAATGCTGTTTGCTGTGAATAA
- a CDS encoding cation:proton antiporter, whose translation MEFVLYLVLILSGTKLAGHIAVRFGQPSVLGELIIGIILGPAILGWIHDGEFIHIFAEIGVLLLMFMAGLETDLDQLKKNWKSAFAVAVGGIILPLAGGFGAGELFGLSASHSLFLGVLLSATSVSITVQVLKEMNRLDSREGTTILGAAVVDDVLVVVLLAVLTSFYGTGTGGDISIGLLLGKKLMFFAGVFLAGWLVIPRTLKLLSRLKVTEPLISIALVFCFAFAYFGEKMGIAGIIGAFAAGLAISQTTYKHDIENKVEALSYSIFVPVFFVSIGLNVSFDGVGKQIGLLVVLTIVAVLTKLLGGAAGARLTGFNGRSSIAIGSGMVSRGEVALIIAATGMQSGLLLPEYFTTVIITIILTTLIAPPLLKIVFSTAADRNGV comes from the coding sequence ATGGAGTTTGTACTATATCTTGTTCTTATTTTGTCAGGTACCAAATTAGCCGGTCATATCGCAGTCCGTTTTGGACAACCGTCTGTTCTTGGTGAATTGATTATTGGAATTATTTTAGGGCCCGCCATTTTAGGATGGATACATGATGGTGAGTTCATCCATATTTTTGCTGAAATCGGTGTTCTGCTGTTAATGTTTATGGCCGGGCTTGAAACGGATCTGGACCAGCTGAAGAAGAACTGGAAATCTGCATTTGCTGTTGCTGTAGGCGGTATTATATTACCGTTAGCTGGCGGATTTGGAGCGGGTGAACTGTTCGGATTATCTGCATCCCATTCTTTATTCCTGGGAGTACTGCTAAGTGCAACTTCTGTGAGCATCACTGTCCAAGTGTTAAAGGAAATGAACAGGCTTGATTCAAGGGAAGGCACCACTATATTAGGAGCAGCAGTAGTTGATGATGTGCTAGTGGTTGTTCTTCTTGCTGTTCTTACTAGCTTCTATGGGACAGGTACTGGAGGGGATATATCAATCGGGCTGCTGCTTGGAAAAAAACTTATGTTTTTTGCTGGTGTCTTCCTTGCTGGTTGGTTGGTGATTCCGAGAACGTTAAAGTTATTATCCCGGCTAAAGGTTACTGAACCGTTGATCAGTATTGCATTGGTTTTTTGTTTTGCTTTTGCTTATTTTGGAGAAAAAATGGGGATTGCCGGAATTATCGGAGCTTTTGCAGCGGGGCTGGCGATTTCACAAACGACTTATAAGCATGATATAGAGAATAAAGTAGAGGCCTTGTCATACTCCATTTTTGTCCCTGTTTTCTTTGTAAGCATCGGATTAAACGTATCTTTCGATGGAGTAGGGAAGCAAATAGGACTTCTGGTTGTTCTGACGATTGTGGCTGTATTGACGAAACTTTTGGGTGGTGCTGCGGGAGCTAGGTTAACTGGGTTCAACGGCCGTTCTTCGATTGCTATAGGTTCAGGAATGGTATCCAGAGGTGAGGTTGCATTAATCATTGCTGCAACGGGTATGCAGTCGGGATTGCTGCTTCCTGAATATTTTACGACTGTTATTATAACGATCATCCTTACTACGCTCATTGCTCCGCCTCTACTAAAGATTGTTTTTAGTACTGCTGCTGACAGAAATGGTGTATAG
- a CDS encoding formate/nitrite transporter family protein, whose protein sequence is MDYVKPNEVLSSMIEAGKTKAELSIMQLIVRGGLGGAILACATTLAYTAAAQTQLPMIGALLFPVGFVMIILLGFELVTGSFALIPLAVLEKKTNSARMLNNFFWVIIGHLIGCAVYAALYGLTITKMGTDMSNPMIQTLISTSEAKTTAYKSMGADGMGLAFIKAILCNWMVTLGAVLAMTSKSTAGKITAMWLPILTFFAQGFEHTVVNMFVIPAGMMLGANVSFADWWIWNGIPVLLGNLVGGVLFTGLLIYLAQNGFRASRSVPAATVPSGHGEGAIAKTATLDKSL, encoded by the coding sequence ATGGATTATGTGAAACCGAATGAAGTGCTGTCTTCCATGATTGAAGCCGGAAAAACAAAAGCAGAGCTGTCCATTATGCAGCTGATTGTACGCGGCGGCCTCGGCGGGGCAATCCTTGCCTGTGCGACCACTCTTGCCTATACTGCAGCGGCGCAGACGCAGCTTCCTATGATCGGCGCGCTTTTATTTCCTGTAGGCTTTGTGATGATTATTCTGCTCGGCTTCGAGCTGGTTACCGGCAGCTTCGCCCTGATCCCTCTGGCGGTTCTGGAGAAAAAAACGAATTCGGCACGGATGCTTAACAATTTCTTCTGGGTTATCATCGGGCATCTGATCGGCTGCGCAGTTTATGCTGCGCTGTATGGACTTACTATTACCAAGATGGGTACGGATATGTCGAATCCGATGATCCAGACGCTTATCTCAACAAGTGAAGCTAAGACGACGGCTTATAAAAGCATGGGCGCAGACGGCATGGGCCTGGCCTTCATCAAGGCGATCCTCTGTAACTGGATGGTAACCCTCGGTGCAGTGCTGGCGATGACCTCCAAATCCACTGCCGGCAAAATAACCGCGATGTGGCTGCCGATCCTGACCTTCTTTGCCCAGGGCTTCGAGCATACGGTGGTCAATATGTTCGTCATTCCGGCCGGAATGATGCTTGGCGCGAACGTCAGCTTCGCCGACTGGTGGATCTGGAACGGTATACCTGTACTGCTCGGCAATCTGGTTGGCGGGGTGCTGTTCACCGGCCTGCTGATCTATCTCGCCCAAAACGGCTTCCGTGCCAGCCGCTCCGTGCCGGCAGCTACCGTGCCGTCCGGTCATGGTGAAGGCGCGATTGCCAAGACAGCAACACTGGATAAAAGCCTATGA